The following proteins are encoded in a genomic region of Laspinema palackyanum D2c:
- a CDS encoding DUF456 domain-containing protein, which yields MTILYWVLIAVMILGVIGAVVPGVPGSSLILGSIIIWAIAQGFGTVGWALGVAIVVLLLSVSIDLLATYFGAKRGGASKWGQIGAIVGFFFGFLGLLPALPIGGPLLGIFLGPLLGAIIGEYLYRRDINIAVKAGIAVVVSSVIGNLIQGVLALAVVIFFVATTWPPPGLGL from the coding sequence ATGACAATTTTGTATTGGGTACTGATTGCCGTGATGATTTTGGGCGTCATCGGCGCTGTAGTTCCGGGGGTTCCCGGATCGAGTTTAATTTTGGGATCGATTATTATTTGGGCGATCGCTCAGGGTTTTGGGACCGTGGGTTGGGCATTAGGGGTGGCGATCGTCGTTTTACTACTCAGTGTGAGCATCGACTTATTAGCCACCTATTTCGGGGCTAAACGAGGCGGGGCCAGTAAGTGGGGACAAATCGGGGCGATCGTTGGCTTTTTCTTCGGCTTTTTAGGGCTACTCCCAGCCTTACCCATTGGAGGCCCTTTACTCGGCATTTTTCTGGGTCCTCTGTTAGGAGCAATCATTGGAGAATACCTCTACCGACGGGATATCAACATTGCCGTCAAAGCTGGGATTGCCGTTGTGGTGAGTTCCGTCATCGGTAATTTAATTCAGGGAGTCCTGGCCTTAGCCGTCGTTATCTTCTTTGTAGCCACGACTTGGCCGCCACCGGGTTTAGGATTATAA